The Benincasa hispida cultivar B227 chromosome 11, ASM972705v1, whole genome shotgun sequence genome has a segment encoding these proteins:
- the LOC120090013 gene encoding probable xyloglucan endotransglucosylase/hydrolase protein 7: MALRSFNAIGFVCVCAVLMSVIVSGRPAAFLDEFRVTWADSHVRQLDGGKGIQLILDQSSGCGFASKRQYLFGKVSMKIKLVPGDSAGTVTAFYMNSDTDTIRDELDFEFLGNRSGQPYTVQTNVYAHGKGDREQRVNLWFDPAADFHTYSITWTHSLIIFGVDDIPIRVYKNHEAKGIPYPKLQPMGIYSTLWEADDWATRGGLEKIDWKKAPFYAYYKDFDIEGCPVPGPTNCPSNPNNWWEAPSYRSLSPLQTRNYRWVRINHMIYDYCTDKSRYPVSPPECVAGI, encoded by the exons ATGGCTTTGAGAAGTTTTAATGCCATTGGTTTTGTTTGTGTGTGTGCTGTTCTAATGTCCGTCATTGTTTCTGGTCGCCCAGCGGCTTTTCTTGACGAGTTTAGGGTGACGTGGGCGGATAGCCATGTCAGGCAACTCGATGGTGGGAAAGGAATTCAACTTATTCTCGATCAAAGTTCTG GTTGTGGGTTTGCTTCTAAGCGTCAATACTTGTTTGGAAAAGTGAGCATGAAGATAAAACTTGTCCCTGGAGACTCAGCAGGAACAGTGACTGCATTTTAC ATGAACTCAGACACAGACACAATACGCGATGAGTTAGACTTTGAGTTCTTAGGAAATAGGAGTGGGCAGCCATACACAGTTCAAACAAACGTCTATGCTCATGGAAAGGGCGATAGAGAACAAAGGGTGAACCTTTGGTTTGACCCTGCAGCTGATTTCCATACTTATTCAATCACATGGACGCATTCACTAATCAT ATTTGGTGTGGATGATATCCCTATAAGAGTATACAAGAACCACGAAGCCAAAGGGATCCCATATCCAAAGCTACAACCAATGGGAATATATTCAACGTTGTGGGAAGCCGATGATTGGGCCACAAGAGGTGGTTTGGAGAAGATTGATTGGAAGAAAGCCCCATTCTATGCATATTACAAGGACTTTGACATTGAGGGCTGCCCTGTTCCAGGCCCTACAAACTGTCCTTCAAACCCTAACAATTGGTGGGAAGCCCCATCCTACCGGTCCCTCTCTCCTTTGCAAACTAGAAATTATAGATGGGTTCGTATAAACCACATGATTTATGACTATTGCACCGACAAATCCCGCTACCCCGTCAGCCCCCCTGAGTGCGTCGCTGGCATATGA
- the LOC120090633 gene encoding uncharacterized protein LOC120090633, whose protein sequence is MVKPMVQPGNQVDIREGAFTKRLVNKADDTLWAYRTAYKTPISMSLYAFVFGKACHLPLELEHKALWVVKKLNFELKEAGEARKLQFVELDEWRTQDYENAKIYKERAKFWHDKQLCGKNLHVRQKVLLSIRGYNSFPAN, encoded by the coding sequence ATGGTCAAGCCGATGGTTCAACCGGGAAATCAAGTTGATATTAGAGAAGGTGCCTTCACAAAAAGATTGGTCAACAAAGCGGACGATACACTGTGGGCATACAGAaccgcctataagacacctataaGCATGTCTCTGTATGCGTTTGtgtttggtaaagcatgtcatttaccacttGAGTTGGAGCACAAAGCATTGTGGGTGGTGAAAAAGCTTAACTTCGAATTAAAGGAAGCaggggaagcaagaaaactcCAATTTGTCGAGCTTGATGAGTGGAGAACGCAAGAttatgagaatgccaaaatttacaaagaacgaGCAAAATTTTGGCATGACAAACAGCTATGCGGAAAGAATCTCCACGTCAGACAAAAAGTCTTACTTTCAATTCGTGGCTACAACTCTTTCCCGgcaaattaa